A stretch of the Bacillus anthracis str. Vollum genome encodes the following:
- a CDS encoding DUF4047 domain-containing protein, whose protein sequence is MLKPPRKFKKMLILPCLCSITFYLGSQMMTYTEAAFIHETKVAATISTASIFPKTVDQLIEQAKQHKEVILHEYKEMKSKLNVRSTQEIEQALVIWKQGREKIAAERESLQKVYKSIEEPYNQVQEELKGNTTESNKQVFSYVNAGFHIVKENCQYVDKEVNLQAIDKQIQDFEKLLVDETAKQVSEAEKQKELEEKKQEEVKKLEEKKQEEAKKLEEKKQEEAKKLEEKKKQEEAKNQEESKKQEEQKNKDSK, encoded by the coding sequence ATGCTGAAGCCACCTCGTAAATTCAAAAAGATGCTTATATTGCCATGTTTGTGTTCTATTACTTTTTATTTAGGCTCTCAAATGATGACTTATACAGAAGCAGCTTTCATTCATGAAACGAAAGTAGCGGCTACTATTTCTACAGCAAGTATTTTTCCAAAAACAGTTGATCAATTAATAGAACAAGCTAAGCAGCATAAGGAAGTTATTTTGCATGAGTATAAAGAGATGAAATCAAAATTAAATGTTAGATCCACTCAGGAGATAGAACAGGCGCTTGTTATATGGAAGCAAGGACGTGAGAAGATAGCTGCTGAGAGAGAATCGTTACAAAAAGTATATAAATCAATAGAAGAACCTTATAATCAAGTACAAGAAGAGTTAAAAGGAAATACAACTGAATCGAATAAGCAAGTATTCTCGTATGTGAATGCTGGCTTCCATATAGTAAAAGAAAACTGTCAGTATGTTGATAAAGAAGTGAATTTACAGGCGATCGATAAACAAATTCAAGATTTTGAGAAGTTACTAGTAGATGAAACAGCAAAACAAGTGAGTGAGGCTGAGAAGCAAAAGGAACTAGAAGAGAAGAAACAAGAGGAAGTAAAGAAACTAGAAGAGAAGAAACAAGAAGAAGCAAAAAAACTAGAAGAGAAGAAACAAGAGGAAGCGAAAAAATTAGAAGAGAAGAAGAAACAAGAGGAAGCAAAAAATCAAGAAGAGAGTAAGAAACAAGAAGAACAAAAAAATAAAGATAGCAAGTAA
- the potD gene encoding spermidine/putrescine ABC transporter substrate-binding protein PotD: protein MKLTKRLAGAAISFSLVAGCGEKKEELNIYSWADNFDEQVLRDFEKKYNVKINYDKYASNEEMLAKLQAGGAKYDLIQPSDYMVKTMAKMDLLAPLDKKNIPNIENMVSNFKTPAFDPENKYSLVYTWGVTGIAYNKKYVKEAPTSWTDLWNEKYKGHVTLLNDSREVLGMGLKKNGFSNSTKDDAQLKTAATDLQKLLPNLLAFDTDNIKQKFITEDAWIGTVWSGDAAFIAKDNKDVEYVVPKEGGTIWADTLAIPKGAKNKELAEKFMNYLLDEKVSVKNYESIGYSNPNEKAHPLHSKEYRENHMIFLTKEELDRTEWLVDVDDKLKDYDRYWTELKTKGK from the coding sequence ATGAAATTAACGAAGAGATTAGCTGGCGCAGCAATTAGCTTTAGCCTTGTTGCTGGTTGTGGTGAAAAGAAAGAAGAGTTAAACATTTATAGCTGGGCTGACAATTTTGATGAGCAAGTGCTAAGAGATTTTGAAAAGAAATATAACGTGAAAATTAACTATGATAAGTATGCAAGTAATGAAGAAATGCTTGCGAAATTACAAGCTGGTGGCGCGAAGTATGATTTAATTCAGCCGTCTGACTACATGGTTAAAACAATGGCAAAAATGGATTTATTAGCGCCGTTAGATAAAAAGAATATCCCAAATATCGAAAACATGGTTTCTAATTTCAAAACACCTGCGTTTGATCCAGAGAATAAATATTCTTTAGTATACACTTGGGGTGTAACTGGGATTGCATACAATAAAAAGTATGTGAAAGAAGCACCTACAAGTTGGACTGACTTATGGAATGAGAAATATAAAGGGCATGTAACTTTATTAAATGATTCTCGTGAAGTATTAGGTATGGGTCTTAAGAAAAACGGCTTCTCAAACAGTACGAAAGATGATGCACAGTTAAAGACAGCAGCAACTGATTTACAGAAGCTACTTCCAAACTTATTAGCATTTGATACAGATAATATTAAACAAAAGTTCATTACAGAAGATGCTTGGATCGGAACAGTTTGGTCTGGAGATGCAGCATTTATCGCAAAAGATAATAAAGATGTAGAGTACGTTGTACCAAAAGAAGGCGGCACAATTTGGGCTGATACGTTAGCAATTCCAAAAGGTGCGAAAAATAAAGAGCTTGCAGAGAAGTTTATGAACTACTTATTAGATGAAAAAGTAAGTGTGAAAAACTACGAGTCAATTGGATACAGTAATCCAAATGAAAAAGCGCATCCTCTTCATAGTAAAGAATATCGTGAAAACCATATGATTTTCTTAACGAAAGAAGAATTAGATCGTACAGAATGGCTTGTTGATGTAGATGATAAGTTAAAAGATTATGATCGTTACTGGACAGAGTTAAAAACAAAAGGTAAATAA
- a CDS encoding anti-repressor SinI family protein — MYKDKTDALDQEWIDLILEALDAGIALQDIEHFFKRMKPSSQAQ, encoded by the coding sequence TTGTACAAAGATAAGACTGACGCATTGGATCAAGAATGGATTGATTTAATACTTGAAGCTCTAGACGCTGGGATCGCCTTGCAAGATATCGAACATTTTTTCAAACGTATGAAGCCATCCAGCCAGGCTCAATAG
- the potC gene encoding spermidine/putrescine ABC transporter permease PotC, which translates to MKKFLVSYSWLILLFLYFPMMVLMVYSFNDSRINAEWEGFTFHWYTDLFQKQDVIDAFVNSMTIAIVTTIVTTVLGVIFAIALHRYKYRYEGAINGLVYLPILIPDILMGLSLLILFSQLGMELGKTTIIIAHITFSISFVVVILAARLSGMGRDLEEAANDLGATPWQTFRYVTFPAIAPGVISAALLTFTLSIDDFVISFFVSGPGSTTLPLYIYSMVKRGVSPEINALSTILIVAIVGLMVLSEIFRNKGADGEENSGGHLPL; encoded by the coding sequence ATGAAGAAGTTTTTAGTTTCTTATTCTTGGTTAATTTTATTGTTCTTGTATTTTCCAATGATGGTTTTAATGGTGTATTCCTTCAATGATTCTCGCATTAATGCGGAATGGGAAGGATTCACATTCCATTGGTATACAGATTTATTTCAAAAACAAGATGTTATTGATGCGTTTGTAAATAGTATGACGATTGCAATTGTAACGACGATTGTAACGACAGTTCTTGGTGTGATTTTCGCGATTGCATTACATCGTTATAAATATCGTTATGAAGGGGCGATTAACGGTCTTGTATATTTACCGATTTTAATTCCTGATATTTTAATGGGATTATCTTTACTTATCTTATTTAGTCAATTAGGTATGGAACTTGGTAAAACAACAATTATTATTGCACACATTACATTTAGTATTTCATTTGTTGTCGTTATTTTAGCAGCACGTCTATCTGGTATGGGACGTGATTTAGAAGAGGCTGCGAATGATTTAGGAGCAACGCCGTGGCAAACGTTTCGTTATGTAACGTTCCCAGCAATTGCACCAGGAGTTATTTCAGCTGCATTATTAACATTCACATTATCAATTGATGATTTTGTAATTAGTTTCTTCGTATCAGGACCAGGATCAACAACATTGCCATTATACATTTACAGTATGGTTAAGCGCGGAGTATCACCAGAAATTAATGCACTTTCTACAATTTTAATTGTGGCTATCGTAGGATTAATGGTTCTATCTGAAATCTTCCGTAACAAAGGTGCAGATGGTGAAGAAAACTCTGGAGGACACCTTCCTTTATAA
- a CDS encoding aldehyde dehydrogenase, which produces MSVSSIVNKQKAYFYNGHTRSVEVRKNNLKKLYEGIQRFEEEIFQALKLDLNKSVHESFTTEVGYVLKEISFQLKHMSSWSKPKRVRTALTHFGSKGKVVPEPYGVTLIIAPWNYPFQLAIAPLVGALAAGNTIVLKPSELTPNVSKVITRMLAELFQEELVAVVEGGVEESTALLKEPFDYIFFTGSVGVGKVVMEAAAKQLTPLTLELGGKSPCIVHKDAKVDVTARRIVWGKFLNAGQTCVAPDYLYVHASVKEQLIEALRHEIAEQYGNEPLQNENYVRIVSERHFERLCRFLQDGQVAIGGNYKRDTLHIEPTVVKDITWQDAVMEDEIFGPILPIIEYENIEEVIDTIQQHPKPLALYVFSEDKEMQKKVTSNISYGGGCVNDVVYHLATPYLPFGGVGSSGLGSYHGEESFRTFSHYKSILAQSTAFDMKIRYSSTKSALKFIRKLLK; this is translated from the coding sequence ATGAGCGTTTCTTCTATTGTAAATAAACAAAAGGCATATTTTTATAATGGCCATACGAGAAGTGTAGAAGTGAGAAAGAATAATTTGAAGAAGCTTTATGAAGGCATTCAGCGCTTTGAAGAAGAAATATTTCAGGCATTGAAATTAGATTTAAATAAATCAGTTCACGAGTCATTTACAACGGAAGTTGGATATGTATTAAAAGAAATTTCCTTTCAATTGAAACATATGTCATCGTGGAGTAAACCGAAGCGTGTTCGAACAGCACTCACTCATTTTGGATCAAAGGGGAAAGTAGTGCCCGAACCGTACGGTGTGACACTTATTATTGCACCGTGGAACTATCCGTTTCAATTAGCAATTGCACCGCTTGTAGGAGCTTTGGCAGCTGGAAATACAATCGTTTTAAAGCCATCAGAGCTAACCCCAAACGTTTCTAAAGTGATTACGAGAATGTTAGCAGAATTATTCCAAGAAGAGCTTGTAGCGGTAGTAGAAGGTGGCGTTGAAGAGAGTACGGCTTTGCTGAAGGAACCATTTGATTATATCTTCTTTACAGGTAGTGTGGGGGTTGGGAAGGTTGTCATGGAAGCAGCTGCGAAACAGCTGACGCCGCTTACGTTAGAACTTGGCGGAAAGAGCCCATGTATTGTACATAAAGATGCAAAAGTAGATGTAACAGCGAGACGAATTGTGTGGGGCAAGTTTTTAAATGCAGGGCAAACGTGTGTAGCACCTGATTATCTGTATGTGCATGCTTCTGTGAAAGAGCAGTTAATCGAGGCATTGCGACACGAAATTGCGGAGCAGTATGGGAACGAGCCTTTGCAAAATGAAAATTACGTACGCATTGTAAGTGAGCGGCATTTTGAACGATTATGCCGGTTTTTACAAGATGGTCAAGTCGCAATCGGCGGTAACTATAAGCGAGATACATTACATATTGAACCGACAGTAGTGAAGGATATTACATGGCAAGATGCTGTCATGGAAGATGAAATTTTTGGTCCGATTTTACCAATTATAGAGTACGAAAACATAGAAGAGGTAATTGACACAATTCAGCAACATCCGAAACCGTTAGCGTTATATGTATTCTCTGAAGATAAAGAAATGCAAAAGAAAGTAACGAGTAATATTTCGTATGGCGGAGGCTGTGTGAATGATGTTGTTTATCATCTTGCAACCCCATATTTACCTTTTGGAGGCGTCGGAAGTAGTGGATTAGGGAGTTACCATGGGGAAGAAAGTTTTCGGACTTTTTCACATTATAAAAGCATTTTAGCCCAATCTACGGCATTCGATATGAAAATTCGTTACTCTTCTACAAAAAGTGCTTTAAAATTCATACGAAAGTTGTTAAAATGA
- a CDS encoding helix-turn-helix domain-containing protein, giving the protein MIGERIKRLRLQKGISLTELAEKAGVAKSYISSIERNLQKNPSIQFLEKIAAVLQIPVDTLLHDETTKEANLDSEWTQLVKDAMNSGVSKEQFREFLEFTKWKQNQK; this is encoded by the coding sequence ATGATTGGAGAACGTATAAAACGCCTTCGTTTACAAAAAGGTATTTCATTAACTGAACTTGCCGAAAAAGCTGGCGTTGCTAAATCTTACATTAGTTCTATAGAACGAAATTTACAAAAGAACCCTTCCATTCAGTTTCTTGAAAAGATCGCAGCAGTTCTACAAATTCCAGTTGATACTTTACTTCATGATGAAACAACAAAGGAAGCTAACCTAGACTCCGAATGGACACAGCTCGTCAAAGATGCAATGAACTCTGGTGTCTCCAAAGAACAATTTCGTGAATTTCTTGAATTTACAAAATGGAAGCAAAATCAAAAATAA
- the potB gene encoding spermidine/putrescine ABC transporter permease PotB: protein MKKGKLLALPTVAWLLIFFLIPFLFVLAFAFMQRGAYGTVEMQFTLENIARVFDPLYMGTLWETVKIAVITTVICLLIGYPFAYTITIVDRKYRSILLLLATIPFWINFLVRSYAWIVILRSQGLVNTFLLKLGIISEPLNLLYNTPSVILGMVYSLLPFMILPVYAAIEQLDKRKLEAAYDLGATPVKAFWNVTVPMTMSGIATGSILVFVSSIGMFVVSDVMGGSKVALIGNVIQNQFLGARDWPFGSALSMIVVLFSVLLIYLYYRATKVYKYDGNGGE from the coding sequence TTGAAAAAAGGGAAATTACTCGCACTACCTACAGTCGCATGGCTGTTAATCTTCTTCCTAATTCCCTTTCTGTTTGTATTGGCATTTGCCTTCATGCAGCGTGGGGCGTATGGAACAGTGGAAATGCAATTTACATTAGAAAACATAGCACGAGTATTTGACCCATTATATATGGGGACGTTATGGGAAACAGTGAAAATTGCGGTTATTACTACAGTAATATGTTTACTGATCGGTTATCCATTTGCATATACAATTACAATTGTTGATCGCAAATATCGTTCCATTCTTTTATTATTGGCAACGATCCCGTTTTGGATTAACTTCCTTGTTCGTTCATACGCATGGATTGTTATTTTACGTTCACAAGGTCTTGTGAACACGTTTTTATTAAAGCTCGGTATTATTAGTGAACCTCTAAATTTACTATATAATACACCTTCTGTAATACTCGGAATGGTATATTCTTTATTACCATTTATGATTTTACCAGTGTATGCAGCGATTGAGCAGCTTGATAAGCGTAAGCTAGAAGCAGCTTATGATTTAGGGGCAACACCAGTAAAGGCATTTTGGAATGTTACAGTACCAATGACGATGTCAGGGATTGCTACTGGTTCTATTTTAGTGTTTGTTTCTTCTATCGGAATGTTTGTTGTATCAGACGTTATGGGTGGATCGAAAGTAGCATTAATCGGAAACGTAATTCAAAATCAATTCTTAGGAGCGCGTGATTGGCCGTTTGGATCTGCGTTATCTATGATTGTTGTTCTATTCTCTGTTCTGTTAATTTACTTATATTATCGTGCAACGAAAGTATATAAATATGATGGGAACGGAGGGGAATAG
- a CDS encoding CalY family protein yields MTLKKKLGMGIASAVLGAALVGGGTFAFFSDKEVSNNTFATGTLDLALNPSTVVNVSNLKPGDTVEKEFKLENKGTLDIKKVLLKTDYNVEDVKKDNKDDFGKHIKVTFLKNVDKHETIVKETALDKLKGDTLTAVNNDLAAWFWDEKGISAGKSDKFKVKFEFVDNKKDQNEFQGDKLQLTWTFDAQQGDGETK; encoded by the coding sequence ATGACTTTAAAGAAAAAATTAGGAATGGGTATCGCATCAGCAGTATTAGGGGCTGCATTAGTTGGCGGAGGAACATTTGCATTTTTCAGTGATAAAGAAGTGTCAAACAATACATTTGCGACTGGTACGCTTGATTTAGCATTAAATCCATCAACAGTTGTTAATGTATCGAATTTAAAACCTGGTGATACAGTTGAAAAAGAATTTAAATTAGAAAATAAAGGGACATTAGATATTAAAAAAGTACTACTAAAAACAGATTACAATGTAGAAGATGTGAAGAAAGATAATAAAGATGATTTTGGTAAACATATTAAAGTAACATTCTTAAAAAATGTAGACAAGCATGAAACAATCGTAAAAGAAACAGCGCTTGATAAATTGAAGGGTGACACACTTACTGCGGTAAATAACGATTTAGCTGCTTGGTTCTGGGATGAAAAAGGTATTTCAGCAGGTAAATCTGATAAATTCAAAGTGAAATTTGAATTCGTTGATAATAAAAAAGATCAAAATGAATTCCAAGGCGATAAGTTACAATTAACTTGGACGTTTGATGCACAGCAAGGCGATGGTGAAACAAAATAA
- a CDS encoding phosphatase PAP2 family protein translates to MKKKLHQYEVMCIGLLLAVFGIVAWRVHAGGVTVMDTYIRGLVKGLQTEGSLAFFSHYTKLGSAIGIVTVLVISLLVFWKKSYYAAMIVYPMGILTTHLVNKGIKEIVKRDRPSLNEAFDALGYSFPSGHAMLSIMTFGFLAYIIAANLKSVTGKFVITLFMGIVIVSIGLSRVILNVHYPTDILAGYCVGGILLIIVIYCHRLFTEKLGLHKER, encoded by the coding sequence TTGAAGAAGAAGTTGCATCAATATGAGGTAATGTGTATCGGTTTATTACTTGCTGTATTTGGCATTGTTGCTTGGCGAGTACATGCTGGTGGCGTTACAGTGATGGATACATATATCAGAGGATTAGTAAAAGGATTACAAACAGAAGGTTCGCTTGCATTTTTCTCACACTATACAAAATTAGGGTCTGCCATTGGGATTGTAACGGTGCTCGTTATAAGTTTACTTGTTTTTTGGAAAAAAAGTTATTATGCTGCGATGATCGTGTATCCAATGGGCATTTTAACAACACATCTTGTGAATAAAGGGATAAAAGAAATTGTGAAAAGGGATCGTCCGTCGTTAAATGAAGCATTTGATGCGCTCGGCTATAGTTTTCCTAGTGGGCATGCAATGTTATCTATTATGACATTCGGGTTTCTCGCTTATATCATTGCAGCAAATTTGAAGAGTGTGACCGGAAAATTTGTGATAACGCTTTTCATGGGAATAGTAATCGTATCGATTGGATTAAGTAGAGTCATTTTAAATGTACATTATCCAACTGATATTTTAGCAGGCTACTGCGTAGGTGGTATTCTATTAATTATCGTAATTTATTGCCATCGTTTATTTACTGAGAAGCTTGGTCTTCATAAAGAGAGATAG
- the inhA1 gene encoding M6 family metalloprotease immune inhibitor InhA1, with translation MNKKPFKVLSSIALTAVLGLSFGAGGQSVYAETPVNKTATSPVDDHLIPEERLADALKKRGVIDSKASEKETKKAVEKYVENKKGENPGKEVTNGDPLTKEASDFVKKVKDAKADTKEKLDKPATGTPAATGPVRGGLNGKVPTSPAKQKAYNGDVRKDKVLVLLVEYADFKHNNIDKEPGYMYSEDFNKEHYEKMLFGDEPFTLDDGSKIETFKQYYEEQSGGSYTVDGTVTKWLTVPGKAADYGADAATGHDNKGPKGPRDLVKDALKAAVDSGLDLSEFDQFDQYDVNGDGNKNQPDGLIDHLMIIHAGVGQEAGGGKLGDDAIWSHRWTVGPKPFPIEGTQAKVPYWGGKMAAFDYTIEPEDGAVGVFAHEYGHDLGLPDEYDTQYSGHGEPVQAWSIMSGGSWAGKIAGTTPTSFSPQNKEFFQKTIGGNWANIVEVDYEKLNKGIGLATYLDQSVTKTNRPGMIRVNLPDKDIKTIDPAFGKQYYYSTKGDDLHTKLETPLFDLTNATTAKFDFKSLYEIEAEYDFLEVHAVTEDGQQTLIERLGEKANNGNADSTNGKWIDKSYDLSQFKGKKVKLTFDYITDGGLALNGFLLDNASLTVDGKVVFSDDAEGTPQFKLDGFAVSNGTEKKSHNYYVEWRNYAGSDNALKFARGPEYNTGMVVWYADSAYTDNWVGVHPGHGFLGVVDSHPEAIVGTLNGKPTVESSTRFQIADAAFSFDKTPAWKVVSPTRGTYTYNGLAGVPKFDDSKTYINQQIPDAGRILPNLGLKFEVVGQADDNSAGAVRLYR, from the coding sequence ATGAACAAGAAACCGTTCAAAGTTTTATCATCAATCGCTTTGACAGCTGTATTAGGCCTTTCATTCGGAGCGGGTGGCCAGTCTGTATATGCTGAAACGCCTGTGAATAAGACAGCTACGAGTCCAGTTGATGATCATTTAATTCCGGAAGAACGTTTAGCAGATGCGCTAAAAAAACGTGGGGTAATTGATTCGAAGGCTTCAGAGAAAGAAACAAAGAAAGCTGTCGAAAAATATGTAGAGAATAAAAAGGGTGAAAATCCTGGGAAAGAAGTAACAAATGGGGACCCACTTACGAAAGAAGCATCTGACTTTGTAAAGAAAGTGAAAGATGCGAAAGCAGATACGAAAGAAAAGTTAGATAAACCTGCAACAGGAACACCTGCAGCGACAGGACCAGTTAGAGGTGGTCTAAATGGTAAAGTACCAACATCTCCAGCGAAGCAAAAAGCGTACAATGGTGATGTACGTAAAGATAAAGTACTTGTTTTACTTGTAGAGTACGCTGACTTTAAACATAACAATATTGATAAAGAGCCTGGTTATATGTATTCGGAAGACTTTAACAAAGAACATTATGAAAAAATGTTATTCGGTGACGAGCCATTCACATTAGATGATGGAAGTAAAATCGAAACGTTTAAACAATATTACGAAGAGCAATCTGGTGGTAGTTATACAGTAGATGGAACAGTTACAAAATGGTTAACAGTTCCTGGTAAAGCTGCTGATTACGGTGCAGATGCTGCTACTGGTCATGATAATAAAGGACCAAAAGGACCACGTGATTTAGTAAAAGATGCATTAAAAGCTGCTGTAGATAGCGGTCTTGATTTATCAGAATTTGATCAATTTGACCAATATGATGTAAATGGTGATGGAAATAAAAATCAACCAGATGGTTTAATTGACCACTTAATGATTATTCATGCAGGAGTTGGACAAGAAGCTGGTGGTGGTAAATTAGGTGACGATGCAATTTGGTCACATCGCTGGACAGTTGGACCAAAACCATTCCCAATTGAAGGCACGCAAGCGAAAGTTCCATATTGGGGTGGAAAGATGGCAGCGTTTGACTACACAATTGAACCAGAAGATGGCGCGGTCGGTGTATTCGCACATGAATATGGTCATGATTTAGGTTTACCAGATGAGTATGATACACAATATAGCGGTCATGGTGAACCAGTTCAAGCTTGGTCTATTATGAGCGGCGGAAGCTGGGCAGGTAAAATCGCCGGAACGACGCCAACAAGTTTCTCACCACAAAATAAAGAGTTTTTCCAAAAAACAATTGGTGGTAACTGGGCAAATATCGTAGAAGTAGATTACGAGAAATTAAATAAAGGTATCGGTCTAGCAACATATTTAGACCAAAGTGTTACAAAAACGAACCGTCCAGGTATGATTCGTGTTAACTTACCGGATAAAGATATAAAAACAATTGATCCAGCATTCGGAAAACAGTATTACTACAGTACAAAAGGTGACGATCTTCATACGAAGTTGGAAACACCACTGTTCGATTTAACGAATGCAACGACTGCGAAATTTGATTTTAAATCATTATATGAAATTGAAGCAGAGTATGACTTCCTTGAAGTACACGCTGTAACAGAAGATGGTCAACAAACGTTAATCGAAAGACTTGGTGAGAAAGCAAATAATGGAAATGCAGATTCGACAAATGGAAAATGGATTGATAAATCATATGATTTAAGCCAATTCAAAGGTAAGAAAGTAAAATTAACATTTGATTACATTACTGATGGTGGTTTAGCATTAAACGGTTTCCTACTTGATAATGCTTCATTAACAGTAGATGGTAAAGTAGTATTCTCTGATGATGCAGAAGGGACACCACAATTCAAATTAGATGGTTTTGCTGTTTCTAACGGAACAGAGAAGAAGAGCCATAACTACTATGTTGAGTGGAGAAACTATGCTGGTTCTGATAACGCATTGAAATTTGCTCGCGGCCCAGAATATAACACTGGTATGGTTGTATGGTATGCAGATTCAGCTTACACAGATAACTGGGTTGGTGTACATCCAGGACACGGTTTCCTTGGTGTAGTCGATTCTCACCCAGAAGCAATTGTAGGAACTTTAAATGGTAAGCCGACAGTTGAAAGTAGTACACGATTCCAAATCGCTGATGCGGCGTTCTCATTCGATAAAACGCCAGCTTGGAAAGTTGTATCTCCAACGCGTGGAACGTATACGTATAATGGCTTAGCGGGTGTACCGAAGTTTGATGATTCGAAAACGTATATTAATCAACAGATTCCAGATGCAGGACGTATTTTACCAAATCTTGGCCTGAAGTTTGAAGTAGTAGGACAAGCTGATGATAATTCTGCAGGTGCTGTTCGCTTATATCGCTAA
- the calY gene encoding biofilm matrix protein CalY, whose amino-acid sequence MSLKKKLGMGVASAALGLSLIGGGTFAYFSDKEVSNNTFAAGTLDLTLDPKTLVDIKDLKPGDSVKKEFLLKNSGSLTIKDVKLATKYTVKDVKGDNAGEDFGKHVKVKFLWNWDKQSEPVYETTLADLQKTDPDLLAQDIFAPEWGEKGGLEAGTEDYLWVQFEFVDDGKDQNIFQGDSLNLEWTFNANQEAGEEK is encoded by the coding sequence GTGAGTCTGAAAAAGAAATTAGGTATGGGAGTTGCATCAGCAGCATTGGGGTTATCTTTAATTGGTGGAGGAACATTTGCTTACTTTAGCGATAAAGAAGTATCGAACAATACATTTGCAGCTGGGACGTTAGATCTTACATTAGACCCTAAAACGCTTGTAGATATTAAAGATTTAAAACCAGGGGATTCTGTTAAGAAAGAGTTCTTATTAAAGAATAGCGGTTCATTAACAATTAAAGACGTTAAACTAGCAACAAAGTATACTGTGAAAGATGTAAAAGGTGATAATGCTGGTGAAGACTTTGGTAAGCACGTTAAAGTGAAATTCCTTTGGAACTGGGATAAACAAAGTGAGCCTGTATATGAAACAACTTTAGCAGACTTACAAAAAACTGATCCAGATCTTTTAGCTCAAGACATTTTTGCTCCTGAGTGGGGGGAAAAGGGTGGATTAGAAGCTGGTACCGAGGATTATTTATGGGTACAATTTGAATTTGTAGATGATGGAAAAGACCAAAATATCTTCCAAGGTGATTCATTGAATTTAGAATGGACATTCAATGCTAACCAAGAAGCTGGAGAAGAAAAATAA
- the potA gene encoding spermidine/putrescine ABC transporter ATP-binding protein PotA produces MKKIIKVEAVEKHFGNQVIIPPLSLDIKEGEFLTILGPSGCGKTTLLRMIAGFETPTKGNLLLDDEKINDLPPYKRHMNLVFQHYALFPHMNVEKNICFGMKMQKVPVAEQKERAEEAMRLTQLLEFRNRKPAKLSGGQQQRVAIARAIVNNPRVLLLDEPLGALDFKLRKDLQRELKNLQRNLGITFIYVTHDQEEAMSMSDRIVVMNKGHIEQIGTPKEIYNKPKTLFVATFIGENNIVKNGEGYVAIRPENVKVRSVEEPILKEYHLGHIEDIEFVGNMEKLYVRDEKTSELLMAYQTAEEAAQWSIGDNVYVGWEQEDEVTLN; encoded by the coding sequence ATGAAAAAGATTATTAAAGTTGAAGCAGTAGAAAAACATTTTGGAAATCAAGTGATTATCCCACCGCTTTCTTTAGATATTAAAGAAGGGGAATTTTTAACGATTTTAGGGCCGAGTGGTTGCGGGAAAACGACGTTACTTCGTATGATCGCAGGATTTGAAACGCCAACTAAAGGGAATCTTTTATTAGATGATGAAAAGATTAACGATTTGCCACCATATAAGCGTCATATGAACCTAGTGTTCCAACATTATGCGCTATTCCCACACATGAATGTGGAGAAAAATATTTGTTTCGGTATGAAAATGCAGAAAGTACCGGTAGCAGAGCAGAAAGAGCGTGCTGAAGAGGCAATGCGTTTAACGCAGTTACTTGAGTTCCGTAATCGTAAACCTGCGAAGCTTTCTGGTGGACAGCAGCAGCGTGTAGCAATTGCGAGAGCAATTGTAAATAACCCGCGTGTATTATTACTAGATGAGCCACTTGGGGCGTTAGACTTTAAGTTAAGAAAAGACTTGCAACGTGAATTGAAAAACTTACAACGTAATTTAGGAATTACGTTCATATACGTAACGCACGATCAAGAAGAAGCGATGAGCATGAGTGATCGTATCGTTGTTATGAATAAAGGCCATATTGAACAAATCGGAACACCGAAAGAAATTTATAATAAGCCGAAAACGTTATTCGTTGCGACATTTATCGGTGAAAATAATATTGTGAAAAACGGGGAAGGCTATGTAGCAATTCGCCCTGAAAATGTAAAAGTGCGTTCGGTTGAAGAGCCGATTTTAAAAGAATATCACCTTGGACATATTGAAGACATTGAGTTTGTTGGAAATATGGAAAAGCTTTATGTACGTGATGAGAAAACATCAGAATTACTAATGGCATATCAAACTGCTGAAGAAGCAGCGCAGTGGAGCATTGGAGATAATGTATACGTAGGCTGGGAGCAAGAGGACGAGGTGACCTTAAATTGA